TGCCATCACTCGGAAAAACCCCTTCACGTTTTATTCAGGCATCTTTCAGGCTTGGATTACTGCTCTGGGAACAGCCAGCAGGTAATAAACTTTGCCGTTCTCTGcatcatttgttttgtttaatgttaATGTGTTGATAGACGGGCACTGGCAGCGCAGACCGAAGTGTTAAAGGTCACATTTGGTTAAAAACAATTGGTGTTGGCGTGAGAAACAAATACTGTCTCTGTTTTTGATATATCTCGACCACTTTGTCATGTAGGAAAAATGATGGTATGTGGTCGAAGATGTTTTATCCAAATATAACCAGATGCTTTTAACTAAAAAATCAAAGGGAggattttatatattgtttttagaCATGTAACAAATATTTCACATGATTCCCTCTTACAAAAATGAAATACCTTTGATGATATCCAGAAAAATTTGTTATTACTATTTCACAGTATATTTATCAATCTAAATGAGCgagaatttttttttccttttcttaGGTGAAAATCCTCGTAAAAACATCTGGCAACTGTGTTCATCtatgttaaaacatttatttcttcatataattaatattatcatTTTATGGTCTGATCACAATCTTTAGTAAAGTTGTTTTTGGTATTGTCTGTGATTGTGTGGATTTTTGACCTTGTGTGTGTGATGGTAATTTTGTCTGAGCTCCCCTGTCACTTCTCATCGAAGCCGTTTTTGCCAAAATTCAACTgttttcagaaatgttttgtctaGAGCTGTTATGGTACTGACATCAGCATTGGAAAcaattttttgttattaaaaaatgacatactaaacacataaatatgaaaagaaagaaaatttgTGGCAAAGAGGAAAGTATAATCCTGATTTTTAAAACGTTTATACATTTAACAAGGGGCAGGGGGCAAactcaaaacaaagaaaatctaataaatgtaacatttgaaaaaaatgggAAAAGGTAATCAAgggacacaaaataaagtttaaagctaataaaattaaaatgtaaagttttaatgATATTAAGGACAAAATGAATCTTTAATTATGAATCACCCACTCTGTGATTCGCAATCATGTGCTGTTTTATCCAGTTAGCGCAGCTTCTTTTGCTTAGTCTGTTGTGCTGCATGTGTTTGGTTTTGTGGGATTACGTCTGATGAGCCAAACAATTTTCTAAAATGCTAAACCAACTGTCAGTTTGGCACAGAATAAGCAAAACAATCATATCCTTTTTTTGTGGGTTATTGAGGACTTATGTTTATAGTAGACGTTTTTTCCCATTTACAATTGAataattaaaggcggggtgcatgatctctgaaagccaatgttgatatgtgaaatcacctaaacaaacacacccctaccccaatagaatctggaccttcttttgatagaccaaccccacacatacgcaacccagacaACGATggcggttagtagacacgccccttactggtattggctacaagtgtgttttggtagtcggcccgattcaaaaatcacgcaccccgcctttaaattgTTGTTGTAACAATTATGGTCAATTTAATTAGCTAACTTCTTATGCTAGTGTACCTCTCTGTACTTTAACCCTCTTACTTTCTTTCTCACAGTGCTGGAACATTACCTGTGACGTTTCGATGTCTGGAGGAAAATCTGAAGATTGATAAGCGCGTAACTCGCTTTGTGCTGCCCATAGGAGCTACAGTAAACATGGATGGCACTGCACTCTATGAGGCTGTGGCGGCCATTTTCATAGCTCAGATGAATGACATCTACCTGGATGGAGGACAGATTATCACTGTTAGGTGAGGTGTTTTGAAACTGAAACCTTCGTCTTATGACAGCAatcaataaaataaagaaagcCTTTCATTACAATAGCAAAATCACTttgttattctgtcattttttatgtatattCTGTGAGAAAACAAACAGTTTGGTATTGTTTGTACTTTGATAagctatttatatatttaaattatattatactacaggTCCGTTGAATGcttaaatctgattggctgatggaCATTCTgcggtgtgcaattattttctgggaaacgcaTGGCGTATgtagttccaggcagctctcttgaccGCATTACACTTCTATATCACTTCGCATAGTTAACTAtaataacggactaacaaaaacaacatgacagacgattttcTGAGGCAATAACAGAGCTGTTTAGAAATGCAAAGAGGTAGCCTCgttcacacaatctctctctcgctcaccctctctctctcgctctcttttctctctttcttctctctgtgtttctgtcgttctcgttctctttctaataacttcattaataactgcattagaatgctatcaaCGCCTCTATTGTGAgctttaaaatgatgttttgGAGCAAGCAAAAGAGTCGATGGATGAGACGCAgaagaaatagtcctactcacaatagcgatttaagtaaaaaaaaaaaattcctttaaatatatcatatgATTGATGTATTGAGGTGTGGTAACCGtagtataagtggaataattgatgaccggacgttgaattattcaaaaaataATACACACCCGAGGTGGTGATGTGACCACGACGCGAAGCCGAGTTACACTAGCTTATTACACAGattgttggaatgcttgattctgattggcaaCATTTGCAGATTTGTTATTCTCAGATAAAaaccgctcaaaactaataatgcatgctgcaaataattttttataggtacagtttaatattacacaaaaaatttaatgtgaatatgtattttaacatacaacattatatttacaaataattaaaccaaatagcgtgtttgtgacatttcaaCGTCTTGTTTTATcttaaaaccaaaataaatgtgttttcccCACGCAAGGTCTGCATTCGTTAataatgagcaaataaaatatttcaaatcaacatttaatgttccttaccttacttaatAGTTAAGTGGCTGTGTAATAAGCatgataatgtacaggcagccgatcgtgaaataagccccttcagtgttcCTCTGCTTCGCGATAACAActggctgcctatacattatcccttaatgcatttggcaaacaaAGATACTatttaagctatacattttaatcAGTATGTCCCCTTTATGAGATCGAAGTCATACCCTTTACTTTGCTATTGCAATGCTTTACTTATTGCACTGCAGTAATTGACTGCTGGTAGTGTTCGCAAAGTGTTATATTGATTCAttattgttgtttatttcaGGTAAAATCTATTTTCTTTCACAAAGCATTTTAGTTTCTTTAATATTTGTCTCTTAATTCTCTGCTACAAACTGTTTTAATTGGAAACAAGAGTTGGGCTGTGAGTGGGGGTTTGATTTTGTTCTGTGGTGATGTTCAAAAGAAAACCAACAAAAAATTTGTCTAAACCACAGCTGAAATCTATGTGGAAGTTGTCACACACAGCCTGAATGCAGTCTTGATGCATGAGTCACATGCTTTGTTTTATGAGTCCTTTGGTCATGATGACATAACAATCTGGTTATTATTACAGTTATTATAATTGCTGTCTATTACTATTACATTCTAATAATGCTTGTAATTATAATACATGAACAGAGTAAAACATCTAACCTGCAGCTACATCACACACATGTTCCTCTTTCAACTCAGACTGAGATTAAATCTTACAATCTATTCCATCTCAATCTGCTTTTTCCATTAtacaattttgtcattgtttttcttttattgaacTTCAAAAAAATCTTTTATCCGTATTTGCCACACAAGATGTGGGGTCTGCCACATGGTGTCGGTGGCCCCCAGAGGATCTACAGCGGTACTGCAGGGGGTTTGCCGTTTACTCGCTCTcagtataatgtaaaaaaaatacattggaATTGaaagtaaaatgaaaatgttgctcgtgttttaaagctggtctccaacctttttgtaagCAAGGGCCACCACAATTTAtcaaacaatctggagggctacttttttaatatagtttacttaaaactttttttgttttacttgtttatttttttattttagtattttattttatttatgctgaattttattttattttattttattttattgcttgttgatatgttttatggTTGCTTAAAATGTTagcatacataaaagaagccaacctaatataaaaaatatgtagaaaataaatattaaaattaaggtTATTAAAAGAATGTGATTTgacgggcaactcacagactccgtGCGGGAACCATGTTGAAGACCACTGTTTTAAAGACACATACTTGTGCAAAGTATCCAAGTACTTTACAGTTCACACATGTTATTATGAACCTGGCTTACAATGAAACGCTCAATAAATTCGACATGTACTGTAACAGGGCCCCAGTCTCACAGCAAGTGGTTCTTTAGattatgtctgtctatctgtcacTGTCCACCTCATGCTGACTCGGTCATCTTCTGTCTCTTTCTTAGGTAATATAATACCCTGTGCTCTTCATTTCTCTCTCCAGTATGACGGCGACTTTAGCCAGTGTGGGAGCAGCCAGTATTCCCAGTGCAGGTCTGGTCACCATGTTGCTTATCCTGACCTCTGTGGGCCTTCCAACTCAGGACATCAGCCTGCTTGTCGCTGTTGATTGGCTTCTGTGAGTTTGCACACTTTTTGGCATGTGTACAAGGATGTCAGGTAAAATTACAACATTTTAAAGCAGGAACACAATGAATAGGGTTTATTATTGAACATTTTATTGGTGCCTTCTTATCAAAGGGATCACACGACTCAAATGGATtacttacttagtattttgtgTCTTGTTTTTCAGTGCAAATATCTAACAGTTCTAACATTTTTTCTGAGAAGCAAGGTGACCCaagatattaaagggatagttcccgAAAATGAAGTTGTTCagaacctgtatacattttttttgccctgctaaacacaaatgaatatatctgtaatcaagcaggaaacaggagcaccattgactttaataACAGGACAAAAATCCTCACAaacgatttggttacaaacattgctcaaaatgtgttcatttgtgttcagcaaaacataGAAATTGatgcaggtttaaaacaacttgagggtgagtacatgatgactgaatttaaatttttgggtgagctattcctttaagtcttgttttctaaaaattgacaaattaaattaaaatttatgcttaaaaaattaagaaaaatacacttGAATTCAGGATTCAAAGTGTTAAAacttaagtttatttttcttagcCTATTGGCACATTTTTATAGCATAGACTAACTTGATAATGTTGTTCAGAATAGAGGACTTAAtatcttaggtcattttgcttcttagttaaaggaacacaccactgtttttcaatatttcattatgttcttacctcaacttagacaaattaatacatgcctatctttttttgatgcgtgcacttcatttttatacagcgccttgtgaatgtgttagcatttagcctagccccattcattcctatggctccaaacagggatgaatttagaagccaacaaacacttccatgttttccctatttaaagactgttacatgagtagttacatgagtaagtatggtggagaaaaaataaaacttttgtttggagccataggaatgagtggggctaggctaaatcctaatgctgcatttacaccagcgcggtagaggcgtgaagcgcgagtgatttcaatgttaagtcaatgtgaagacgcgttgacgtgagtctggaggtctcgcagcgcagatgaggcatttggcaCGGCGCGGAAGatgcgtttccgcctcattcgcgcgtctagtttgcgcgaacggcgcaaattgagcgtctGGCACGGTACGCGCGATAtacgcgaatggtgctttttttgcgtttgacgcgaaaTGCTGGCTGAcacccaagttgaaaaatttgaactttgtcGAAATTACGCGCCACGTTAatcaatcaggagcctgcttgctgctgtggcggcagccccgcccggagtcactcattcaacctgaaggaataCTTGATATTGTTCGTAAGTCACCCGAAGCTATActacacaagttcttatttcaaTAGAGGAGACaagaataaaaaggacctcgcttggaagagtgtcagtgaggacattgggcaacctggtaagttgtaattcacatttcacttttgagtcacgtgacgtttatcgacccgcgccatatattttccccctatagtaaggttaccaaatacaaaccggtaactctcttgataaatgcacaatcaacatcagtcatcttgcaaagagacaaccgcatagcacttggccctcccacaagaagcggattttgcctatgacgcgcgtcaaatgcttgcttttttcgGGCGTCTACTTTGCTCTACacgcgcaaatgcattcaaactgttcaagcggcaaaagTAGAAGCGATTTTGATGCCTGAAacgtggttggtgtaaacgcagcataacacattcaagaagtgctgtgcaaagattaaaagtgcacgcattggaaaaagataggtatgtattaattaatctaagttgaagaaaaacatggtaaaatattgaaaaactgtggtgttttcctttaaatgtattttgatttagAGATTAGTACTAGAAAATTAGACAAAATACTTAGTAAGAAATAAATTTTTTGTAGTGCAGTACAATGTTTTAAGTTCTTGGCTCAGGTTATGTATGCCGGTATGTCAGGGTCACAGCTATGAGGTCAAAGGTAGCAACAATTATAGGGGCCCACAGGTGCAGCCCTTTGATATATATGACCGTGTGTCTGGGAAAGAGTCTAGCACCAAACCTGACTGTCCTCGTAAACATAACTGGTTATTCCAGCTGTTCTTTATCAGCACCCTAAGCTGTATTTTGTCTGTCTTCAGTGACCGAATGCGCACCTCCATTAACGTGGTGGGTGACTCTATCGGGGCAGGCATAGTTGACCACCTATCCCGGGCTGAGCTCGCCATACTTGACAAGGACATCCCTCTATCAGATGAGAATTTCATTCCTCCTCCACCTCTCTTCACTGGCATAGACCTGATAGATCCTCTTAAACCGCCCGAACTCCCCCCTCGCTCCCCGCGTCCTCCCAAGCTCAACCATCACGCCCCATCTCTGACCCCGTCGCAATCTATGTCGCACTCCATCCCACACTCGCCCCGATCCGTTCGTTCTCCATCACCTCACTCCATTCGTTCCCCCTCCCCTCGTTCCGTGTGCTCTCACTCCCCGAGGCCTTTTCGAACGCACTCTCCGCGGCTTTTGCGGATGGGGGAGCCTGGATACTGTGCCCTGCCCACTTACGACAACCAGGTGAGAATTTGCAATTATGCGAATGTTAGCTAATACCTTTCTTTTGAAAAGTAATCGTGAAGAGGTCACTATTCTAACTTTATGAATTGTTTTAATGCTCATATTCCagttttcagtgtttttatatctttaaaggtgcagtgtgtaatttttagaaggatcttttgacagaaatgcaaaataatatacaaaacatattatcaggggtgtataaagaccttttataatgaaccattatgtttttattactttagaatgagacgtttttatctacatacacttatgtggaagttgccattttgtgccgccatgtttctacagtagcccttaatggacaaactttttgtactaagttgtctccgacaatgacatcGGTGGCATCTACCATAgtttttctatgcttttcaaaagcgaggggtgagcagtggactgagctgttggttgcaatttgcaacctcaccactagatgccgctaaaagttacacactgcaacCTTTAAGACGGAAATGACATGACTTGTGTAaagataataataatgataataatagtagtagtagtaattgtgaaatcaattattttgttataatatattagGCCCAACACATTCTagaaatatacaatatatggATACAAAGGGAAATGTGTTTTACAAATAGTCACAACTCTTTATCATCTCACATCCTGCAGATTCCCACACTCCCTCGAGGTTTCCGAAAGCGAGAGCGAGACCGGGAGAGTGACAGGGAAAGGGAGAGACTGCGAGAACGAGAACGCGATAAAGGCAGCGAGACGGAGGACGAcgaagagaaagaaagaatgatGGATGAAGGAAGCGACGGAGAGGAAAGCGACGACACGGCGTACGACAGACGTCACGCCATTCCACCATGTGATCTTCCCTGAAGACACACAGATCTGTACCATGTTTGCATCATACTCCATTTCAGCTCCCATCTTTCTGGATGAAAGCTGacttttttttagcagggactTCTAGCGTATCCGTGTGTGTTGTGCTTTATTTTGCTTGGGAAATTGTGATTGAGAAATAAATTCAGGGTAAACTGTCTTCCTTAAAAGCTTATCGGTTTATTTTACTAACAGAAAGTGTTTTCCCCGTTTCCTGGTAACCAATTTGCTCATTCATAGTAGCGTGATTTGCTTTTATGGGAGTTTGATGATAAACCGGATGAGTGGCTTTGATTATTTATTACACTTGTTCTGTTAGTCTTAATTTTATTGTGTTCGACCTCTGTCATATTTAAGTGACGTAGGCTATTAGGCTACCGGTCGTAACACGGGATTTCACCGCACTTAGGTTTATACAGTAAATCCCAAGTTTACTCAATTACTCAAATTTCCCAACTTCCTGTTTTAATTTAAtagactatatatatatatatatatatatatatatatatatatatatatatatatatatatatatatatatatatatatatatatgccgtACCATATATCCTCGTCCAGTACAATGTAAACAGAAATAACAAGAGGCAATTGAAGCAATTCGTGGCAGTTGGTTTTTGTAAACTGTTTGAAGTTGTCTCAGATCTCATATTATGATTTGTTAGGTTTTTCTTCAGATGACGATGAGGACTTTTAAAGCTGTGACTAACATGAGGAAGTTTCTCTGCGCCCCCTTCATGTTCTGCTGTCAACATGGCTCAAAAACATTGCATGTGTAGATTTACCATTAGATTGTTTAGATTAGTGTGCATGACGTTTAGACAGGCTCGTACACTTTAATGTTACCGGCAAGAGAAGTTACTCAAGCCTTACGTAGTACATGCCATCTGTCTTCTCACAGGTCATCTACTTCTGTTATACAATAACCGAGCGATTAGTTGATCTGTCGACTGTTCGAGCTTATGCCAATCATGGCGATCTAGACGTTTATAAACGCTCCTGTTGGAGACAATAATTTCAACTAGATCTGTTTagtaacatgtttttttttattttagaccGCAGTGAAATTAAACAGGGACCAAAGGAGACTTTCACTGTTCATTATTTTCCTCAGAACAAGAGcccataataattttttatgaatttgatCATTTATCATTCATTTCTTCCCAAACTAAATTAGTTGTGTTGTTCGTTTTATGCTTAATTGTCTCAGTTTTTCTTTGCTCCTATGAAATTTTataaatcagggttcccacgggtccttgaaatccttgaaagtttgtgaatctggggtaaataattcaaggccctgggaagtttttgaaaatatacatacatagatacaggtcattgaaagacgtttcctgaagaaaaaaataaatccatattattccctgtgtagtgtaggataatatcataaatatTCTAGAACATGCTAAACCgtttcgctttaaatgcttatatcttctgtatgtgaatgttgattcataccagaatgattttttgcatagtggtgtttgacacatgaaaacgtctcgggttacgtatgtaactgttgttccctgagaagggaacgagacgctgcgtctcgcttgccatacttcctacgtccctgtaatgccgtttTTGGCAacatttcagatagcgatatacttcctggctcctgcatcaccctgtctttgtcgttaaacctcatcattggttgaatttgatatacacattcagacacacttactcCTGGAGGCGTCctcaaagtgtcactgcagtgacacagcgtgagttccctcaaaagggaactgtaacaatgtatcttaaaacgtaacacaatgtaaccttgctctcacttgaaatgtatcctcgcatttagtccttgaatttaagggtattggacttggaaagtccttgaaaggtccttgaatttgaagttaactaaggtgtgggaaccctgataaaTAACACTTTAGCCAAAGCTGATACTTAAACAAATCTATCAAAAAGCACCCTGAAAAAGTCTTTATGAGTAACTTTTGTGTTAttgttatttaatttaatggCTTATCTTTATTGTGTAGTATTTATTATGTCGCACTCGAGCTTAATTTTAGATTGGGGTGTATGTCTTTTATCTAGCTGATGTATTTATTACTTTATTATGGTACGCTTGACTTTAGTTTTCCTGTGAACTGTATTTTAGTCTCTGAAATGGCTTCCACTAAGTTCCAAATAGCACATCAGCTGCTGTCTGTTGTGTAATAAAATCAATACACTTAAATGATTCAAGTGGTTTGTGCTTTCATGTTTCTCAGCTAGAATCTCTACATCTTATTCACCACGTGGCACATTTAAATCCTAGCTCGGCATGCTTTGTCCTTAGACTTGGATATTTTTAAACGAATGGACAAACAAAATCGCATAACAGACGAGCAGTGGCCCCCCTTCATAGAGAGTCGAAATTTACTCTCGCATAATGATGAGACAAAGACATCAAAACACTTAATCCGCTAAAGAAAATAGAGGGATAGACGAGGAGAGGAGCAGATGGCCAGAAAGACGTCAATCCTTCTCATTCCTCCGAGGAAAACAGTGGGGCAGGAAAGAGATGATTACTTGGGACATTGACGTTGGTTGTGGAGACCCTGGACGTCAGAGAGATGAAGGGGGAGATTAAGGGTGTTGTATTAGGATGCTGCCTGATAGAAAGGCTAAATGGCCGTTTTATTGAATGAATAAAGGTAAATCAAACAAATGTAACAAAATATAAAAGAGGATATCAGGGTATTTGACACAAAAAGCTGTCCATTCATGTTAAGTCATATTTCCCTTAATGACCCCTGTAAAACTCATCTGTCAACACTTGAACTGAGAATGTTTATTAATAATTTACAGGGATGCGACAATTATTTACAGAACATTACTGACATTCATGCACGCTCAACACATGTGGGTAGGGCTTGTGtgtctctttttttaaacatatgtgTTTGTATATCTTTAGTTCCAGTCTTGTTTTATTTAGCAAAACATGCCCATCTTAACTTGctcataaataaatgttaatactgTAGATTATGACCTGATGTCACAGCGCCCTCTATAGCTGAGGAGAAGCTAGTGCAGCGTCCCAAACTCCTGTCATCACTGAGTGCGTACAGATGCTCCTGTGAGCTCATTTTATGGTCTCCTATCTGGCTGATGTTTAAACTGCCCCCTCCGATCTTTTTTGAACTATAGCTAAAAACACTTTGTATTAAATAAACAGCTATCAATCTAATACGCTTTTTATGTGTGGAAAATACGTATTTCTCCTCTGGATGCCAGGATGAACTGCGTGACTTCACCGACCAACATAAGAGTTTCCCCATCAGTTTATCCTTGGTCATTTCCTGAAAACAATTTTGTTATCATTTTTCCTTTTTATATGTTAATGACTCATGGATTCTCTCTCATAGCTTCTATATAAATAAGATATTACAGCACATCCTTTACAACAATTATAGGTCTTGGAGATATCACTTCACGCTCCCCTTATCAGATAGATTACAGTTTAGTTCAttgacttttctttttttttaattgtgctCTGCTTTTAAGAgatttgaattgaattattaTAGGGTTTTTTTTTATACCTTGCATTTTTACAGATGCCCACCTGCACAGCTCAGTCTATCATGTTTTTTGCTGCCTTATTTAGTTTTCTTATAGTTTTTCCCCATCTTCATTTGTGCATGTATGTTCCTGCACAGAGTGTGCTTTTACTCTTCAGCAGTCAGGTCAGGGAACAACTACTCTACACAGTTACTGAATTATAATTAATGTCATTTTTACGTTTTATGTACTGATTTCAATgtgatattttttgtttttacactgCTTATAAATATTACAGTGTTATTTTCTACtctacaaaaaatgacttttttacgTAGTATTTTAGTAAAAATTCTCAAATTAAGATGTATATTCTTGATGAGGACCTAACAAAATAAGTCCagcttttagacaaaaatatacaatttaagtaaattgaGCAAAACGAGCAAAAATGGagtgagaattttttttcttgaattaaatgtttaagacaaaagtaaacttatttcaatatttttttctcaccccattggcagatatttttgcttgtgttaagcacacattcacttaaattgtatatttttgtgtaaaaactagacttatgtATTCAGGTCCTTTTACGCATGAAGCagatacatcttgatttaaaagtttttagatatttctacttataacaagacagaaatactaagtaaaaaagtatttttttcactgtaaaaaatttctgtagaaattacagtattactgggaactagctgccagtaacttacggtagattttacatttatgttatttactggcaacagtttgttcaaagttaaatgaacatgaaacattttcagtctttatcttctacagtaagttactggcaaccagctgcataattacagtaAATTTTTTACAGTCAGATTGATTTTCTAACTTTAGAGTTTagattttgcttgttttacttgTGCTGCTATCTCCTGTCATTCATCTTTACATCCTTGTGCTATACCTGGAATtagtatttttaatatattttagccTACGTGGTAACAACTTTAATTAGCTTCATGCTTTCAGTTGTTTCTCAATCTATGCACGTCATGGTGTAATTATATGATGAGTTATTGTTAGTAAATGTGTTCatgtatgtgtctgtgtgtgttttttaatttagagAACAAAATACGAGGACTGTTTCTTGAAATTAGTGATGATGGCTCGGTTAAAGGGTCTTCAACACAAAACCGTAATTGTAAGTAAAATTTTTCCCGCAGCTAATATATTTACAGTGCTGTAGTCATGATACATTTAGCAGGGGAATTTTTATCAaacaggggtgcgtttcccaaaagcatcgacGTTAGCTATCGTCGTTGTTACCATTGAACTCTATTGGTAAGACAGAACTTGTGACCATAGTtgctttcgggaaacgcaccccagatcAGTTAAAATTTGCAATCATATGAGTGTGATTTAGTAAATAGTAGCgaatttgtaatattttggtGTGATGTGAATTGCAATTGAATTGCTTTGGCAGTGGTGGTTAATATCTGGGG
This window of the Misgurnus anguillicaudatus chromosome 19, ASM2758022v2, whole genome shotgun sequence genome carries:
- the fgf21 gene encoding fibroblast growth factor 21 isoform X2 — protein: MPTCTAQSIMFFAALFSFLIVFPHLHLCMYVPAQSVLLLFSSQVREQLLYTENKIRGLFLEISDDGSVKGSSTQNRNCVLEMRSVKAGGTVIRGVASSLFLCVNNEGQLRGQGEYAEEDCIFKELLLENVYDSSERKQPDTRGETVYSRRKSGL
- the slc1a9 gene encoding solute carrier family 1 member 9 isoform X2, whose amino-acid sequence is MLNGRQHNSTDRMTNKNLGNQTSGAFQGGERAEPELKDTTPQQCGWVSHNMLLALTVLGVVAGTVLGMMLRYVPDLDANSLMLVSFPGDILMRMLKMLILPLIISSLITGLAGLDARSSGRMGTRAMVYYMSTTVIAAILGVILVLGIHPGNPKLRTSQVISTPRNPEVSSLDAFLDLIRNLFPENLVQACFQQVQTVLKKVAIPLQNQTEPILVSRKKLELKWGMNVLGLIGFFITFGICMGKMGERGKLMSDFFNILNEIIMRMVSMIMWYSPVGIASLICGKIAAIGDLEVVARQLGMYMVTVIVGLIIHGGIILPIIFFAITRKNPFTFYSGIFQAWITALGTASSAGTLPVTFRCLEENLKIDKRVTRFVLPIGATVNMDGTALYEAVAAIFIAQMNDIYLDGGQIITVSMTATLASVGAASIPSAGLVTMLLILTSVGLPTQDISLLVAVDWLLDRMRTSINVVGDSIGAGIVDHLSRAELAILDKDIPLSDENFIPPPPLFTGIDLIDPLKPPELPPRSPRPPKLNHHAPSLTPSQSMSHSIPHSPRSVRSPSPHSIRSPSPRSVCSHSPRPFRTHSPRLLRMGEPGYCALPTYDNQIPTLPRGFRKRERDRESDRERERLRERERDKGSETEDDEEKERMMDEGSDGEESDDTAYDRRHAIPPCDLP
- the slc1a9 gene encoding solute carrier family 1 member 9 isoform X3, with translation MTNKNLGNQTSGAFQGGERAEPELKDTTPQQCGWVSHNMLLALTVLGVVAGTVLGMMLRYVPDLDANSLMLVSFPGDILMRMLKMLILPLIISSLITGLAGLDARSSGRMGTRAMVYYMSTTVIAAILGVILVLGIHPGNPKLRTSQVISTPRNPEVSSLDAFLDLIRNLFPENLVQACFQQVQTVLKKVAIPLQNQTEPILVSRKKLELKWGMNVLGLIGFFITFGICMGKMGERGKLMSDFFNILNEIIMRMVSMIMWYSPVGIASLICGKIAAIGDLEVVARQLGMYMVTVIVGLIIHGGIILPIIFFAITRKNPFTFYSGIFQAWITALGTASSAGTLPVTFRCLEENLKIDKRVTRFVLPIGATVNMDGTALYEAVAAIFIAQMNDIYLDGGQIITVSMTATLASVGAASIPSAGLVTMLLILTSVGLPTQDISLLVAVDWLLDRMRTSINVVGDSIGAGIVDHLSRAELAILDKDIPLSDENFIPPPPLFTGIDLIDPLKPPELPPRSPRPPKLNHHAPSLTPSQSMSHSIPHSPRSVRSPSPHSIRSPSPRSVCSHSPRPFRTHSPRLLRMGEPGYCALPTYDNQIPTLPRGFRKRERDRESDRERERLRERERDKGSETEDDEEKERMMDEGSDGEESDDTAYDRRHAIPPCDLP